The DNA segment GCCATCGAGCGTTTCGCAGAGCCCGGATTCGCGGCACGGGCCGGCGATTTCGAAGACGTGGCGAAGAAGCTTTCGGCACTGGGCTTCTTCGTCACGCAGTTGCAAGGCGGCGCAGCCGACATTGACGCCATCCTTGAACCACCGCCCGTCGCCCATCCGGTCCGCGAGGAAGCCGAAGCCGTTGTGGTGCCGGCGTTGGCGCCGCCCGAAGAACTCGCTGCCCCGATTCAGGTGGCAGAGCCCGCTGCCGACGAAGCGCCGGTAGCCGAAGAGGCGCTGCCCGACTTCGAAGTCGAAGGTTTCGAAGCCGCGCCGGAACCTGCGCCGGCACCTCCTGCGCCGGCAGCGCCCGTCGAAGCCCCTGCCCCATCGGCCGAAGCCTCGCGCCTGGTGGATGCCAGCGAGGAAGAACTCGACGCGGAACTGCTCTCGATATTCCTCGAAGAAGCCAACGAGGTGCTGGCCACCATCAACGAGCATCTGCCCGTGGTCCGTGCCACGCCCGGCAACCAGGAGGCACTGGTCACACTGCGCCGCAGCTTCCATACCCTGAAGGGCAGCGGCCGCATGGTTGGCCTGACCGATCTGGGTGAAGCCGCCTGGGCCGTGGAACAGGTCATGAACGGCTGGCTGCACGAGACACGTCCGGCCACGCCCGCCCTGCTGGAAACGCTGGATCTCGCCGCCGGCATTTTCAAGCAATGGGTCATGCAACTCGAAGCCGGCGGCGGCAGCCATTTCGACGCTGCCGAACTGATCCACCGCTGCAATATCCTGGGCGGTGCCGAAGATGTCGAAGCCGAAACCGCCGTAGCGCCAGCGCCGACTGTCGAGGAAATCGCCCCCGAGGAAGAGGCCGCGGCCGAAATGGCGGCAGCCGAAGAGCCAGCAGCGCCGACACCCTCTATCGAAGAAGCTGCGCCCGAAGAAGAAATCGCGCTCGAAATTGCCGCACCCGAAGAAATCGCCGCGCCGATTCCGCCGGTCGAGGAAGCTGCGCCCGTCGAAGAAATCGCGGTCGAGGAAGTCGCGGCAGAGCAGGTTCCGACTGTCGAAGAAGTCTTCGCGGAAGAAATCGCCGTACCGCCAGCGCCGACTATTGAAGAGGCCGCACCCGAAGAAGTCGTGCTCGAAGAGGCCGCGCCCGTAGAAGCCGTGCCGGAGGAAATCGTACCCGAGCCCGCGCCCACGGCCGAAGTCGTCTCCTTCCCCGCGCCCCCGCCAATCCGCGTCGGCGACGTCGAGGTGTCCCCGACGCTCTACAACCTTTATCTCGACGAGACGCGCGAACACATCGCCACGCTGCAGGCCAATCTTGGCCTTGAAGTGGTGCCCGACAATGACGTCATCCGCGCCGCCCACACCACGGCCAGCATTTCGGCCGCGGTCGGCATGATGCCGATTTCGGCTCTCGCCCGTGCGCTGGAAGATGCGCTGGTGCGCCTGTCGCTGGTCGAGGCAAGCCCGACCGATTCCCAACGTTTCATTTTCGCCCGCTGCGCCGGCGCCCTCGAAGGCATGCTGGGTGCCGTCGCCGAGCGCCGCATGCCCGGCGAGGAAGCGGCGCTCGCCACCGAACTGAACGCGATGACGCCGGTCGATGCCACCTCGTTCGAACCGTCGGCCGAATCCGTCGCCGAGCCATCCGCCGAGGAGCCTGTCGAACCGGCCGTGCCGGAAATCACCCTGACGGCAGCCGAGCGCCGCGCCGCGCGGATCGAGGACGAAATCGACCCGCAGGTGTTGCCGCTGTTCCTCGAAGAAAGCGTCGACCTGATGCGCGAGATCGGCGAGGGGCTGCGCAACTGGCGTGCCGCTCCGACCGATTCCGAGATCTCGCGCATGCTCCAGCGCGCGCTGCATACGCTCAAGGGCAGTGCCCGGATGGCTGGCGCCATGGGCTGCGGCGAACTGCTGCATTCGATGGAAGACCGCATCGAGCAGGCGACCGCGATGAAGTCGGTGCAGCCGGCCACCATCGACGGACTGGAAACTTCCTACGACCGTGCCGCGATGCTGATCGAGCATCTGCGCAATCCCGAAGCCGCCCGGCCGGAAGCGGAAGAGCCGGCGCATCCTGCCGCGGGCGCCGTCGTCGAATCGGCGGCACCCGAAGCGCCGCAAACCGAACGCGGAACGGCAGTCGCAGCGGAGGCGCATGCCCCCGCCGCGGCCCACCCCGCCCACGCCCCCGCCTTCGTGCCCGCGCCGCAGGTGCATCTGCGGGTACGTGCGGACCTGGTCGACCAGTTGGTGAATGAGGCCGGCGAAGTCGCCATTGCCCGCGGCCGGATCGAGGGCGAAATGCTGGCGCTGAAGGCCTCGCTGCTCGAACTCACGGAAAACGTCATTCGCCTGCGCAAGCAGTTGCGCGAAGTCGAAATCCAGGCCGAATCGCAGATGCAGTCGCAGCAGGCACTGGCCACCGAACGCGCGCAGGAGTTCGACCCGCTCGAATTCGACCGCTTCACCCGCTTCCAGGAAGTGACGCGGATGATGGCCGAGAGCGTGAACGACGTCGCCACCGTGCAGCAGAACCTGCTGCGCAACCTCGACCACGCCAACGCCGCCGTCGCCGCACAGGCGCGCCTTTCCCGCGAACTGTCGCAGCGCATGATGGGCGTGCGCATGGTGCCCTTCGAGAGCCTGGCCGAGCGCCTGCATCGCGTGGTGCGCCAGGCCGCCAAGGACTCCGGCAAGCGCGCCAACCTCGACATCCGCCACGGCCAGACTGAAATCGACCGCTCGGTGCTGGACAAGATGGCCGGCCCGCTCGAGCACCTGCTGCGCAACAGCGTCGCCCACGGCCTGGAAGAAAGCGCCGCGCGCGCCGCCGCCGGCAAGGAACCGATCGGCCAGATTTCCCTCTCGCTGGCGCAGGAGGGCAACGAAATCGTGGTGTCCATCGCCGACGACGGCGCCGGCCTCAACTTCCCGCGCATTCGCCAGCGCGCCATCGAAAACGGCCTGATCACAGCGGACGCCGAAACCGACGAAGCAACCCTGACGCAGCTGATCTTCCAGCCCGGCTTCTCCACCGCCAGCGAGCTCACGGCGCTCGCCGGACGCGGCGTCGGCATGGACGTGGTGAAGAGCGAGACCGCCAGCCTCGGCGGCCGCATCGAGGTCGCCACCGTCACCGGCAAGGGCTCCACCTTCCGCATCTACCTGCCGCTGACCCTGGCCGTAACGCAAGCGGTGCTGGTCACCGCCGGCAACCGGATCTACGCCATTCCGTCATCCATGATCGAGCAGGCCACCGCCCACAAGCCCGACGCCGCGGCGCAGATACGCAGCACAGGCGGTACCGAGTGGCTGGGAAATCGTTATCCCTACCATTATCTCCCGGTACTGCTCGGCGAAAAGGGAGCCACGCCGCCACCGGCACGGCGGCACTGGATCCTGCTGGTCAAGGGCGGAACCGAACGCGTCGCGCTCGAAGTCGACAGCCTTAGCGGCAACCAGGAAGTCGTGGTCAAGGCCGTCGGGCCGCAGCTCGCCCGCGTGCCCGGCCTGGCGGGCGCCACCGTGCTGGGCAATGGCGAGGTGGCGCTGATTCTGAACCCGGTCGGCCTGGCGGCGCGTGCCGTCGAACGCGCCAATGTCCCGGTCGAGGTCGCGCCCGCGCCGACCGAAACCCAGATCGTCCAGGCAGCCACGGCGGCCTCGGTGATGGTGGTCGACGATTCGCTCACCGTACGCAAGATCAGCGGACGCCTGCTCGCGCGCCACGGCTATCACGTGCTGACGGCCAAGGACGGCGTGGATGCGCTGGAGCAGCTTGGCGAAGTGATGCCCGATGTCATGCTGCTGGACATCGAAATGCCGCGCATGGACGGCTTCGATCTGGCGCGCAACATCCGCGCCGACAATCGCCTGAAGCATATTCCGATCATCATGATCACCTCGCGCACCGCCGACAAGCACCGCCAGCATGCGGCGGAAATCGGCGTCAATCACTATCTGGGCAAGCCCTACGACGAAGAAGAACTGCTGGGCTGCATACGCGAGTGCATCGACCAGAAACAGTGACCGCCGGACCCATCATGACCCAGACCGCAAGCGCACGCCCCTTCAAGGTACTCGGCATCCAGCAGATCGCCATCGGCGGCCCCTCCAAGGACCGCCTGAGGAAGCTCTGGGTCGAGATGTTCGGCCTGGCGGTGACGGGCAACTTCGTCAGCGAGCGCGAGAACGTGGATGAAGACATCACCGCCATGGGCAGCGGCCCGTTCAAGGTGGAAGTCGATCTGATGCAGCCGCTCGATCCGGCGAAGAAGCCTGCCGTGCACGAACCGCCGCTCAATCACGTCGGGCTCTGGATCGACGATCTGCCGGCCGCCGTGGAATGGCTCACGGCGCAAGGCGTGCGCTTCGCGCCGGGCGGCATTCGCAAGGGCGCCGCCGGCTACGACATCACTTTCCTCCATCCCAAGGCCAACGAGCAGTTCCCGATTGCCGGAGAAGGCGTGCTGATCGAACTGGTGCAGGCGCCGCCGGAAGTGACGGCAGCCTTTGCGCGATTCGCCTGATCGCGCCGACGGCTAGGCGGCAAACACCCGGTAGCAGCCGCGGCCCGCATCCTTCGCCGCATACATCGCCTGATCCGCGCGCCGCATCAGTTCGGCGGGAGACAGTTCGCCGCCGGTGAATAGCGCAATGCCGATGCTGGCGCCGATTTCCAGCGGCAAGCCAAGCACCCGCATCGGTTCGCCGAGGCTGGCCACAAGCTTCTGCGCCAGGCGTTCGGCATCGGCGCCGCCGCCGAGCCCGGTCAACACGACGACGAACTCGTCACCGCCCAGGCGCGCCACCGTATCAACCTCGCGCACCGCCGCCTTGAGACGGTCCGCCGTGCAGCGCAGCACTTCGTCGCCGATGGCATGGCCGTAGCCGTCGTTGATCGGCTTGAACTGATCGAGATCCACCAGCAGCAACGCGACCTGCCCATGCGTGCGCCGCGCCTGCTGCATTGATTGCAGCAGGCGCGCATCGAGCAGCAGTCGGTTGGGAAGGCCCGTCAGCGTATCGGTATGGGCCAGCGCCTGCAGCTGGCGCTCGTTCTCGCGCAAGCGTGCGTTGGCTGCTTCGAGTTCCTCGGTGCGCTCCTCGACTCGCTGCTCAAGGCTCGCTTCGGAGCGTTGCAGGGCGCCCACCAGTTGCTGCTTGACGGCCAGCGCCTCGCCCTGCGCCAGATCCTTTTCGCGACGCAGGCCGTTGATGCGGTCCGCCAGGGCAAACGACAGCAGCAGCATTTCCAGCGCCGATCCGATTTGAATCGCATAGAAGCTGAAGAACGTGGTCGGCAGCAGGTTCAGGTTGCGCAAGCCGACGATGCCGACGCCCAGCAGCAGCAGCGTCCAGGCCAGCAGAAAGATGCGTGCGCCGGGCTGGCCCTTGCGCCAGCAGCGCAAGCCGGCAATCACCGCGACCAGGGAAAACGTGACGCCGGTCAGCGACGTCAGAATCGCCGCCAGGCGGTAGGGTGCGACGAGGGGCGCCAGCATGCACAGCGCGAACAGTGCCGCCAGGCCGATCACGGCGCCATCGAGACGTGGCGCGTTGCGCCGCGTCGCGAGGAAGGCGCGCGTGAACAACGCGCCGAACAGCCCGGTCGCGGCAAAGCCGGTGCTGAAGGCGGCATTGCCCCAGGCCGGCCAGTGGGGCCAGAGGAATTCATTGCCCAGGCCGTTGAGGGAAAGCTGTCCGACGGCCATGCTGGCGGCAAACAGGACGTAGGTGAGATAGGTGCTGTCGCGCAGCGAAAACCACAGCAGCAGGTTATAGAGCGCGAGCGACAGCAGCATGCCGAAGTAGACCGACAGCACGGCGTAGCTGGTGTGCGACTCCTCCCGAAATGCCTCGGCTTGCCACAAACGCAAGGGAACCGTCAGCGAACCCTCAGAAGCGACACGCAGCCAGACCGTATTGGTGCCCGTCTCACCGAGGCGCAGCGGAAACACGAAGTTGCGATGCTTCACCGGGCGCGCGGCAAAAGGCAACAGGTCGCTGGCGCTCAGATGCTCGCCGCCGGGACCGAAAAAGTCCACGCGGTCCAGCGTGGGGAAGCCCACCTCCAGCATCCAGTCGCGCGCAACAGCGGGGCCGGCCTCGACGTCGAAACGCAACCACCAGGCGGAGGAAGAATAGCCGAAGTTGATCGCCGCATCGCCGCGCAACCGCGAGGGCTGGAAGTCGGCGGCGCGGGCCTGAACGTCAGCGAGCGACATGTGTCCGCCCGGATCCTCCAGGACCGCCACATCCGCCGCAAGGGCCAGGGACGCGACACCTGGCGCCAGCCTGACGCCGGCGAGCGCTGTACCGCCGTGGCAGAGCCAGCAGCACAACAGGAACAGCAAAACGGAAATGCGCGGCACAGCAAGCATCCGGTTGGAATACGCTTCAAATTCTAACCGAACGGCCGCGTCCGCCGGCGTCGGCGCCGGTGCCGGCGCGTACAGACATGCTCCATCAGTTCGGTAGAATCGGCCTTTCAATCACTCTTTCAACACTGCCATGCTCTTCGATCCCTATTCGAATTCCGCCCTTCGACTCGCCAACCGCATCGCCATGGCGCCCATGACCCGTTGCCGCGCCGACCATGCGGACGCCGTGCCCAACGCCATGATCGTGGAATACTACCGCCAGCGCGCCAGCGCCGGCCTGATCATCTCGGAGGGCGTGCCGGTTTCCGATCGCGCGCGCGGATACATCAACACGCCGGCGCTGTGGAACGAATCGCAGGCGGCTGGCTGGAAACGGGTGACCGACGCGGTGCACGCCGCAGACGGAAAAATATTCGCCCAGCTGTGGCATTGCGGCCGCGTCGCACATTCCGCGCTGCATGCCGACGGCAGTGCGCCGGCTGGTGTCTCGATCAAACCCGCGGCAACGCAGACCATGATTCCAGGCCCCGACGGCAGGCCCGTGCCCGCCCCCTGCGGCCAGCCGCAAGCGCTGAGCCTGCAGGAGATTCGCGGCGTCGTGGCCGAGTTTGCCCATGCCGCAAAACTCGCCATGCAGGCGGGCTTCGACGGCGTCGAGATCCACGGCGCCAACGGCTATCTGCTCGACCAGTTCCGCTGCCCGGCGCTGAACGACCGCAACGATGCCTACGGCGGCTCGCTGGCCAATCGCTACCGCCTGCTGCTGGAAGTGGTCGATGCGGTGGCGGCGGAAGTCGCGCCGGAGCGCATCGCCGTGCGCCAGTCGCCGTATGGGGTGGCCAACGACATGGTCGCCGACCCCGAGCCGCTGGTGACGTATCCGTGGCTGGCGCGCGAACTGAACCGGCGCGGCATAGGCTTTCTGCATATCTACTGCCAGAGCGCGGACTGGATTCACGATGCCGCGCATTCGATGATGCCGGCGCTGCGCGACGCCTTCCACGGCGCGCTGATCGCCTGCGGCGGCTTCAAGACGCCGGCGGCCTGCGAAGCGATCCTGACGCGCGGCCACGCCGACCTGATCGCGATCGGCAAGCCCTTCATCGCCAATCCGAACCTCGTCGAGCGCCTGCGCCGCGATGCCCCGCTCAACAAGTGGGACGCCGCCACCTTCTATGCGCCGGGTGAAAAGGGCTACACGGACTACCCTCCGCTCTGAGTTCCCGAGAGTCGGCGCTGGCGGCACGGCGAGATGAAGCTAACGATGCGGAAACGGATCGCCGGTATCGGGCTGCTCGCCGGCCTCGCGTTTCCTGCGGCGGCAGAAACCGCACCTGATTTTGCGGGAACGACACTGACCGGCGACTGGAACGGCGCTCGCAGCGAGTGGTGGCAGCGCGGCCTGGCGCTGGAAGCCGGGCTCAAACTCGACAGCCTGCACAATCGGGGCGGCACCCGCGATGGCGGCCAGACGGTCACCCATCTGGAACTGAAGCTGCGCGCCGACCTGGAAAAGCTGCTGGGCTGGAACAATGCTGTCGCCTACCTCAACACGGATACGGACGGCGGCGCCGGCATCAATGCGCGACGCACCGGCAGCCTGATGGGCGTCAGCAACATCGAGGTGCCGGTGCCGACCACACGCCTGTTTCACGCCTGGCTGCAGAAGGGCTTTCTCGACGATCGCTTCTCCGTCCTGGCCGGCATCTACCCGATCGATTCCGAATTCTTCGCCATGGATTCCGCGGCGACGCTGTTGCATCCGGCCTATGGCACGCCGGCCGACCTGGCGCTGACCAACGCGCCGTCGGTATTCAACAACGCCGCCTTCGGCATCCGCACCAAGTGGCTCTCGGAAAACCGTACGTGGTATGCGATGGGCGCGCTGATGGACGGTGTCCCCAACGATCCGGCGCGACCGAGGGCCACGGCCATCCGCTTTGCCAAGGGCGACGGCGCCTTCGTCATCGGCGAAATCGGCTGGACACCGCTGGAAGCCGGTCATGCCTTCGAGCCCGTCGATCCGGCCCGGGTGCGACCGAGCCCGGAAATCGCCGCCCACGAAAAATACGGCGGCCTCAGCAAATATGCCATCGGCTTCTGGCGTTACGGAAACCGCGTTGCCGATCAACTCGATGTCGATGCCCTCGGCAACCCGGTCCAGCGCCGCTCGCAGGGCGGCTACCTGCTGGCCGAACGCACCCTGTTCAGCCTGGGTGGAGACGCCGGACGCGACGTCACGGCCTTCGGCCGCTACTCATTCAACAGCGGCCACTCGATCGCCATCGATCGCATGTGGAACCTCGGGCTGCGCGTGCGCGGTCCATTCCCCGACCGGCCTGACGACAGCATCGCCATCGGCTGGACGCGTAGCCGCCTGGCGCCGAAGTGGCGCGCCGTGCAACAAGCCGACGGTACAGACACGGCGGCGGCCGAGGAAGCGTTCGAGATCACCTGGCGCGCGGCGATCACGCCCTGGTTCGCGCTGCAGCCCAATTTGCAGCATGTCCGTCATCCCGGTGGCACATCAGCGGCACGCAATGCGACGCTGATCGGCGCGCGCATCGAACTCACCTTCTGACTGCCGTTACCTCCGGCGATCGTTCACTCGATTTCGGTATTCCACAGCTGATGCGCGTCAAGCATCAGGCGATAGCGCGCCTCGCTGGCTTCGAGCCGCGCC comes from the Sulfuritalea hydrogenivorans sk43H genome and includes:
- a CDS encoding hybrid sensor histidine kinase/response regulator → MSMDLDIGPLSWVKGEIDLALERAGHDLSAHATDPSGDGLKKARASMHQAHGALAIVGLDGITEFADAIEKLLAALADDTTPDAGAAVTAAQSGFTALRGYLDDLMAGHPNQPLKLFVPYRAMVVARGQPAPGPAELFFPDLTQRPPKREREPAPLAAEALAARLKAARLGFERGLLKWIKSDPKGIAEMKVSVAMIEMTRGTPAARAYWWIALGVLDALAADGLPDATDAKRFAMRLGAQIKKLAEGKAEADEQHMREALYLAACATAGGEALAIVRAAYRLEGMVPTATPSETERLLPHIRRLRELLAAAKEDWNRLCAGTAAALPPFHEHAAKIAEEGAATGQTDYARLSAAILEQADQLRRDPTRHNESMALEMATALLLAESVLENFQTLDADFAHSADAVVSRLAALGRGEELGMLELPHLDAMSRRAQERLLLESVAREIRSNLGTIEQTLDAFFRDPSRQATLAALKQPIRQIQGALLVLGQDRANTILGECANAIERFAEPGFAARAGDFEDVAKKLSALGFFVTQLQGGAADIDAILEPPPVAHPVREEAEAVVVPALAPPEELAAPIQVAEPAADEAPVAEEALPDFEVEGFEAAPEPAPAPPAPAAPVEAPAPSAEASRLVDASEEELDAELLSIFLEEANEVLATINEHLPVVRATPGNQEALVTLRRSFHTLKGSGRMVGLTDLGEAAWAVEQVMNGWLHETRPATPALLETLDLAAGIFKQWVMQLEAGGGSHFDAAELIHRCNILGGAEDVEAETAVAPAPTVEEIAPEEEAAAEMAAAEEPAAPTPSIEEAAPEEEIALEIAAPEEIAAPIPPVEEAAPVEEIAVEEVAAEQVPTVEEVFAEEIAVPPAPTIEEAAPEEVVLEEAAPVEAVPEEIVPEPAPTAEVVSFPAPPPIRVGDVEVSPTLYNLYLDETREHIATLQANLGLEVVPDNDVIRAAHTTASISAAVGMMPISALARALEDALVRLSLVEASPTDSQRFIFARCAGALEGMLGAVAERRMPGEEAALATELNAMTPVDATSFEPSAESVAEPSAEEPVEPAVPEITLTAAERRAARIEDEIDPQVLPLFLEESVDLMREIGEGLRNWRAAPTDSEISRMLQRALHTLKGSARMAGAMGCGELLHSMEDRIEQATAMKSVQPATIDGLETSYDRAAMLIEHLRNPEAARPEAEEPAHPAAGAVVESAAPEAPQTERGTAVAAEAHAPAAAHPAHAPAFVPAPQVHLRVRADLVDQLVNEAGEVAIARGRIEGEMLALKASLLELTENVIRLRKQLREVEIQAESQMQSQQALATERAQEFDPLEFDRFTRFQEVTRMMAESVNDVATVQQNLLRNLDHANAAVAAQARLSRELSQRMMGVRMVPFESLAERLHRVVRQAAKDSGKRANLDIRHGQTEIDRSVLDKMAGPLEHLLRNSVAHGLEESAARAAAGKEPIGQISLSLAQEGNEIVVSIADDGAGLNFPRIRQRAIENGLITADAETDEATLTQLIFQPGFSTASELTALAGRGVGMDVVKSETASLGGRIEVATVTGKGSTFRIYLPLTLAVTQAVLVTAGNRIYAIPSSMIEQATAHKPDAAAQIRSTGGTEWLGNRYPYHYLPVLLGEKGATPPPARRHWILLVKGGTERVALEVDSLSGNQEVVVKAVGPQLARVPGLAGATVLGNGEVALILNPVGLAARAVERANVPVEVAPAPTETQIVQAATAASVMVVDDSLTVRKISGRLLARHGYHVLTAKDGVDALEQLGEVMPDVMLLDIEMPRMDGFDLARNIRADNRLKHIPIIMITSRTADKHRQHAAEIGVNHYLGKPYDEEELLGCIRECIDQKQ
- a CDS encoding VOC family protein, producing MTQTASARPFKVLGIQQIAIGGPSKDRLRKLWVEMFGLAVTGNFVSERENVDEDITAMGSGPFKVEVDLMQPLDPAKKPAVHEPPLNHVGLWIDDLPAAVEWLTAQGVRFAPGGIRKGAAGYDITFLHPKANEQFPIAGEGVLIELVQAPPEVTAAFARFA
- a CDS encoding diguanylate cyclase, which codes for MPRISVLLFLLCCWLCHGGTALAGVRLAPGVASLALAADVAVLEDPGGHMSLADVQARAADFQPSRLRGDAAINFGYSSSAWWLRFDVEAGPAVARDWMLEVGFPTLDRVDFFGPGGEHLSASDLLPFAARPVKHRNFVFPLRLGETGTNTVWLRVASEGSLTVPLRLWQAEAFREESHTSYAVLSVYFGMLLSLALYNLLLWFSLRDSTYLTYVLFAASMAVGQLSLNGLGNEFLWPHWPAWGNAAFSTGFAATGLFGALFTRAFLATRRNAPRLDGAVIGLAALFALCMLAPLVAPYRLAAILTSLTGVTFSLVAVIAGLRCWRKGQPGARIFLLAWTLLLLGVGIVGLRNLNLLPTTFFSFYAIQIGSALEMLLLSFALADRINGLRREKDLAQGEALAVKQQLVGALQRSEASLEQRVEERTEELEAANARLRENERQLQALAHTDTLTGLPNRLLLDARLLQSMQQARRTHGQVALLLVDLDQFKPINDGYGHAIGDEVLRCTADRLKAAVREVDTVARLGGDEFVVVLTGLGGGADAERLAQKLVASLGEPMRVLGLPLEIGASIGIALFTGGELSPAELMRRADQAMYAAKDAGRGCYRVFAA
- a CDS encoding alkene reductase, producing MLFDPYSNSALRLANRIAMAPMTRCRADHADAVPNAMIVEYYRQRASAGLIISEGVPVSDRARGYINTPALWNESQAAGWKRVTDAVHAADGKIFAQLWHCGRVAHSALHADGSAPAGVSIKPAATQTMIPGPDGRPVPAPCGQPQALSLQEIRGVVAEFAHAAKLAMQAGFDGVEIHGANGYLLDQFRCPALNDRNDAYGGSLANRYRLLLEVVDAVAAEVAPERIAVRQSPYGVANDMVADPEPLVTYPWLARELNRRGIGFLHIYCQSADWIHDAAHSMMPALRDAFHGALIACGGFKTPAACEAILTRGHADLIAIGKPFIANPNLVERLRRDAPLNKWDAATFYAPGEKGYTDYPPL
- a CDS encoding carbohydrate porin yields the protein MRKRIAGIGLLAGLAFPAAAETAPDFAGTTLTGDWNGARSEWWQRGLALEAGLKLDSLHNRGGTRDGGQTVTHLELKLRADLEKLLGWNNAVAYLNTDTDGGAGINARRTGSLMGVSNIEVPVPTTRLFHAWLQKGFLDDRFSVLAGIYPIDSEFFAMDSAATLLHPAYGTPADLALTNAPSVFNNAAFGIRTKWLSENRTWYAMGALMDGVPNDPARPRATAIRFAKGDGAFVIGEIGWTPLEAGHAFEPVDPARVRPSPEIAAHEKYGGLSKYAIGFWRYGNRVADQLDVDALGNPVQRRSQGGYLLAERTLFSLGGDAGRDVTAFGRYSFNSGHSIAIDRMWNLGLRVRGPFPDRPDDSIAIGWTRSRLAPKWRAVQQADGTDTAAAEEAFEITWRAAITPWFALQPNLQHVRHPGGTSAARNATLIGARIELTF